From one Solanum stenotomum isolate F172 chromosome 12, ASM1918654v1, whole genome shotgun sequence genomic stretch:
- the LOC125846919 gene encoding G-type lectin S-receptor-like serine/threonine-protein kinase At4g27290, with translation MEAINILFFLSSIWFLSTTALDTIPVNQPLTDGTTIISSGGKFKLEFFSPGTSGKRYLAILFNKVTVQTVVWVANRETPLNDTSSALNLTRQGILTLMNGSGRIIWSSNSTRHVENPIAQLLDSGNLVVRDDSTENYLWQSFDYPTDTALPGMKLGIDLKTGFRGFLRSWKSRNDPSKGEFSWVFDLRGFPQPFVMNGSIERYRSGPWNGRGFSNSPSQLPSPDYNYTYISDPEKVSFMYQFTDRSILARVVMQVNGVVQLSIWNNQTQNWDDYDSIPANNCDIYGQCQSYGFCNSGNTPICRCPDKFEPKDPTEWARGNWSKGCVRKTSLNCQKEVKFLKYPGIKFPDTRFAWYSRGVTLNACEELCLRNCSCMAYANPDITGTNEGCLLWFHELMDIREFGASGQDIYIKLDSSKLGNSSIKKAMLLSISLSMAALGLLLALCLILYVRRKKKDQNQQHFSKGRGTRISEMFCTNESKDEELDLPLFDFETISHATNNFSLSNKLGEGGFGPVYKGVLKDGQEIAVKRLSRYSAQGTDEFKNEVIFIAKLQHRNLVKLLGCCIQAEEKMLVYEYMPNNSLDWFLFDTDRRSQLDWPKCFHIINGIARGLLYLHQDSRLRIIHRDLKPSNVLLDTDMNPKISDFGMARSFGGNETGAMTKRVVGTYGYMSPEYAGEGKFSVKSDVFSFGVLVLEILSRKRNRGFFHPDHNHNLLGHVWILFKESRVMEVIDAQLRRSCNQSEVQRPAHVSLLCVQQCPEDRPSMASVVLMLGSDVALPLPKEPGFFNGRSQSTEADTSSSKHGETSVNELSITQLDAR, from the exons ATGGAAGCCATAAACATACTTTTCTTCTTGTCATCCATATGGTTTCTGTCGACTACTGCTCTAGATACCATACCTGTAAATCAACCTCTAACAGATGGAACCACCATTATTTCATCTGGTGGCAAGTTTAAGTTGGAATTTTTTTCACCTGGGACATCAGGGAAAAGGTACTTAGCAATATTATTCAATAAAGTTACTGTACAGACAGTGGTATGGGTTGCAAATAGAGAAACTCCACTCAACGATACATCAAGCGCGCTAAATTTAACAAGACAAGGAATTCTTACTCTTATGAATGGTTCTGGCAGAATCATTTGGTCATCCAATTCCACTAGACATGTGGAAAATCCAATAGCACAACTTCTTGATTCAGGCAATCTTGTTGTTAGAGATGATTCAACTGAGAATTATCTGTGGCAGAGTTTTGACTATCCAACTGACACGGCTCTACCTGGAATGAAGCTTGGGATTGATCTGAAGACTGGTTTTCGTGGTTTCCTCAGGTCGTGGAAGAGCAGAAATGACCCCTCCAAGGGTGAGTTTAGTTGGGTATTTGATCTTCGTGGATTCCCACAACCATTTGTCATGAACGGTTCCATTGAACGCTACAGGTCTGGACCGTGGAATGGTCGAGGCTTTTCTAATTCACCATCTCAGCTACCAAGTCCTGATTATaactatacatatatatctgATCCAGAGAAAGTTTCCTTTATGTATCAGTTCACGGACAGGTCTATCCTTGCAAGGGTAGTGATGCAAGTAAATGGGGTTGTACAACTCTCAATATGGAATAATCAAACTCAGAATTGGGATGACTATGATAGTATACCAGCTAATAACTGTGACATTTATGGACAGTGTCAGTCATATGGTTTCTGCAACAGTGGCAACACTCCAATCTGCAGATGTCCGGATAAATTTGAACCAAAAGATCCAACGGAATGGGCAAGGGGaaattggtcaaaaggttgtgTTAGAAAGACATCATTGAATTGCCAAAAGGAAGTTAAATTCTTGAAATATCCAGGCATCAAGTTTCCAGACACTCGTTTTGCTTGGTACAGTCGAGGAGTGACTCTTAATGCATGCGAGGAATTGTGCTTGAGAAACTGCTCATGTATGGCTTATGCAAATCCAGATATAACAGGGACAAATGAAGGATGCTTGCTTTGGTTTCATGAGCTGATGGACATCAGAGAGTTTGGTGCTAGTGGGCAAGATATCTATATAAAGTTGGACTCTTCCAAGTTAG GTAACTCCAGTATAAAAAAGGCAATGTTATTGAGTATCAGCTTGTCAATGGCAGCATTAGGTCTGCTCTTAGCACTATGCTTAATCTTGTACGTAAGGCGAAAGAAGAAGGATCAGAATCAGCAACATTTTAGCAAAG GAAGAGGAACAAGAATCTCTGAAATGTTCTGCACTAACGAAAGCAAAGATGAAGAACTAGATTTAccattgtttgattttgaaacTATATCTCATGCTACCAATAACTTTTCTTTGAGCAACAAGCTTGGAGAGGGTGGTTTTGGACCTGTTTACAAG GGTGTACTCAAAGATGGACAAGAAATTGCAGTAAAGAGACTTTCAAGATACTCAGCACAGGGAACGGATGAGTTCAAGAATGAG GTTATCTTCATTGCTAAACTCCAACATCGGAATCTTGTGAAGCTTCTTGGTTGTTGTATACAAGCAGAAGAAAAAATGTTGGTTTATGAGTACATGCCTAACAATAGCTTGGATTGGTTCCTTTTTG ATACAGATAGGAGGTCACAGCTTGATTGGCCTAAGTGCTTCCATATTATTAATGGAATTGCTCGCGGACTTCTCTATCTACATCAAGACTCAAGATTGCGGATAATCCACAGAGATCTTAAACCTAGCAATGTTTTGCTAGATACTGATATGAACCCAAAGATATCTGATTTTGGCATGGCAAGAAGTTTCGGAGGAAATGAGACTGGAGCCATGACAAAAAGAGTTGTTGGGACATA TGGCTACATGTCTCCGGAGTATGCAGGAGAAGGAAAATTTTCAGTGAAATCAGATGTATTTAGCTTTGGAGTTCTTGTTCTAGAGATTTTAAGCAGGAAGAGAAATAGAGGGTTCTTCCATCCAGACCATAACCATAATCTTCTAGGACAT GTCTGGATCCTCTTCAAAGAAAGCAGGGTTATGGAAGTAATAGATGCACAACTAAGGCGGTCATGCAATCAGTCTGAAGTTCAAAGACCAGCCCATGTAAGTCTATTATGTGTGCAGCAGTGTCCAGAAGATAGGCCGAGTATGGCGTCAGTTGTGCTCATGTTGGGTAGTGATGTTGCACTACCCTTGCCTAAAGAGCCAGGCTTTTTCAATGGAAGAAGCCAATCCACTGAAGCAGACACTTCATCTAGCAAGCACGGCGAAACTTCTGTCAATGAATTAAGCATCACACAACTGGATGCCAGATAG